A stretch of the Archangium violaceum genome encodes the following:
- a CDS encoding phosphotransferase — translation MLLGSPELLKTGTRSVVVRAQVRGGPVPGIILKHFRDEPVCGFDDWAGAEFLTRRAPELGPRFLAGDVDARLFVQEDLGHGRSLEELLRGEDERAAAGGVLATARLVGQLHARTMGLKSEYELIRQALPPRHQRVRVENARFLLEHEGRLLRWLSAVEAEAAPGTREDLETVARALADPGPFLAFTHGDLAPGNVLFTPGGPRLLDFEYAGMRHAMYDALMWLVTVPFPDELVSRADITYRIALSSQCEAAQVDSQWARARATVALARTVNLFQWLPPRVLEEDREWAPGLSERAALLHHLARCRALLAPADGFPGLARTLRTLESRLSERWTVPPFVWPALRQVGA, via the coding sequence GTGCTGCTCGGCTCGCCCGAGCTCCTGAAGACGGGGACGCGCAGCGTGGTGGTGCGCGCCCAGGTCCGGGGCGGCCCCGTGCCGGGCATCATCCTCAAGCACTTCCGGGATGAGCCGGTGTGCGGGTTCGACGACTGGGCCGGCGCGGAGTTCCTCACCCGCCGCGCGCCGGAGCTGGGGCCCCGCTTCCTCGCGGGCGACGTGGACGCGCGCCTCTTCGTCCAGGAGGACCTGGGACACGGACGCTCGCTGGAGGAGCTGCTGCGCGGAGAGGACGAGCGCGCGGCCGCCGGAGGCGTATTGGCCACCGCCCGGCTCGTCGGCCAGCTCCATGCGCGGACGATGGGCCTGAAGTCCGAGTACGAGCTCATCCGCCAGGCGCTGCCACCCCGGCACCAGCGGGTGCGGGTGGAGAACGCGCGCTTCCTCCTCGAGCACGAGGGACGGCTGCTGCGCTGGTTGTCGGCGGTGGAGGCCGAGGCGGCTCCGGGCACGCGCGAGGACCTCGAGACGGTGGCGCGCGCGCTGGCGGACCCGGGGCCCTTCCTCGCCTTCACGCACGGGGACCTGGCACCGGGCAACGTCCTCTTCACCCCCGGGGGCCCGCGCCTGCTCGACTTCGAGTACGCGGGCATGCGCCACGCGATGTACGACGCGCTGATGTGGCTCGTCACCGTGCCCTTCCCGGACGAGCTCGTGTCCCGCGCGGACATCACCTACCGCATCGCCCTCTCGTCCCAATGCGAGGCGGCCCAGGTGGACTCACAGTGGGCCCGGGCCCGCGCCACGGTGGCGCTGGCTCGCACGGTGAACCTCTTCCAGTGGCTGCCCCCGCGCGTGCTGGAGGAGGACCGCGAGTGGGCACCGGGCCTCTCCGAGCGCGCCGCCCTCCTGCACCACCTCGCGCGCTGCCGGGCCCTGCTCGCCCCCGCGGATGGCTTCCCGGGGCTCGCCCGCACGTTGCGGACGCTGGAGTCACGCCTGAGCGAGCGCTGGACGGTGCCACCCTTCGTGTGGCCCGCGCTCCGTCAGGTCGGTGCCTGA
- a CDS encoding two-component system sensor histidine kinase NtrB: MAYQELSQAVAFDAESPAPGALSRMGLLALAANLRSGLSADALRYHFLAEQLSEVVFQLDGPGTFTFLSPTWSSLTGLPVEDVLGQPLVEMVYPEDRPRVRAVLDAIAARVQASFRLELRLLASGGVRWVELAAHSSPTGQGEVLGTLADTTERRQLQARLQQTDRLATLGMLLPGFAHEMNNPLAFMLANLEYLLSSMGDVAGATPASQVAEWREAIAEVHEGAERLRQLIGHLRGFRAESGQGPVDVNTLLDTVGQMVSSTLRTRGRLVRDYSARAPVAGSESGLRQALLNLVLHAVLSLPDGEDTEANEVRLVTRDGTGHVVVEVHDTGAGIPPELLPHVFEPLFTARDARPGPTLSVCRDIVRTLGGSISVSSCLGRGSVFRVTLPRVS; the protein is encoded by the coding sequence ATGGCGTACCAGGAACTGTCGCAGGCCGTCGCCTTCGATGCGGAGAGCCCGGCGCCGGGGGCGCTCTCGAGGATGGGCCTTCTGGCGCTCGCCGCCAACCTCCGTTCGGGACTGTCCGCGGACGCGCTTCGCTACCACTTCCTGGCGGAGCAGCTCAGCGAGGTGGTCTTCCAGCTCGACGGCCCGGGCACTTTCACCTTCCTGAGTCCCACCTGGAGCTCGCTCACCGGCCTGCCCGTGGAGGACGTGCTCGGGCAACCGCTGGTGGAGATGGTGTACCCGGAGGACCGGCCGCGCGTGCGGGCGGTGTTGGATGCGATCGCCGCGCGCGTGCAGGCGTCCTTCCGGCTCGAGCTGCGGTTGCTCGCTTCCGGGGGGGTCCGATGGGTGGAGCTGGCCGCTCACAGCTCGCCGACGGGTCAGGGAGAGGTGCTGGGGACGCTGGCGGACACCACCGAGCGCCGCCAGCTGCAGGCGCGCCTCCAGCAGACGGACCGGCTGGCCACGCTGGGCATGCTCCTGCCGGGCTTCGCGCACGAGATGAACAACCCGCTCGCCTTCATGCTCGCCAACCTGGAGTACCTGCTCTCCAGCATGGGGGACGTGGCCGGGGCCACCCCGGCGAGCCAGGTGGCCGAGTGGCGCGAGGCGATCGCCGAGGTGCACGAGGGGGCCGAGCGGCTGCGGCAGCTCATCGGCCACCTGCGCGGCTTCCGGGCGGAGTCGGGCCAGGGGCCGGTGGACGTCAACACGCTGCTCGACACGGTGGGCCAGATGGTGTCCAGCACGCTGCGCACGCGCGGGCGCCTGGTGCGTGACTACAGCGCTCGGGCCCCGGTGGCCGGCAGCGAGAGCGGGCTGCGCCAGGCCCTGCTCAACCTCGTCCTCCACGCCGTGCTGTCCCTGCCCGATGGGGAGGACACGGAGGCGAACGAGGTGCGCCTCGTCACCCGCGACGGCACGGGCCACGTGGTGGTCGAGGTGCATGACACCGGCGCCGGCATCCCTCCCGAGCTGCTCCCCCACGTCTTCGAGCCGCTCTTCACGGCGCGGGACGCCCGCCCGGGGCCGACGCTCTCCGTGTGCCGCGACATCGTGCGCACGCTCGGGGGGAGCATCTCCGTGAGCTCCTGCCTGGGCCGGGGGAGCGTCTTCCGGGTGACGCTGCCCAGGGTCTCCTGA
- a CDS encoding head protein — protein MDIGKSIFEAINLLGLIHEKAQSPEEKELLLIAAEALRFINETGQQYEFEDYREDLGTEGPEMVIAAFATREEAERWLKNHPRPPHMACVLVADEYHVVVYDRARNFRRLLSHHSIEHHLKEMMQAGLPPPVATFDTREEAKAWFYNLPERPSQAVIQLGGEPYLAAYHRNIDHLAFHPFSLVERLKESKPRS, from the coding sequence ATGGATATCGGAAAGAGCATCTTCGAAGCGATAAACCTCCTCGGCTTGATTCATGAGAAGGCCCAGTCTCCAGAGGAGAAGGAGTTGCTTCTCATCGCAGCCGAAGCGCTCAGATTCATCAATGAGACCGGCCAGCAGTATGAGTTCGAGGACTACCGCGAGGATCTCGGGACCGAAGGACCCGAGATGGTGATCGCCGCCTTCGCAACGCGCGAAGAAGCGGAACGCTGGCTGAAAAACCATCCCAGGCCGCCCCATATGGCCTGTGTTCTGGTCGCGGACGAGTACCACGTCGTCGTGTATGACCGTGCTCGGAACTTCCGCAGGCTGCTCTCCCATCACTCCATCGAGCACCACCTCAAGGAGATGATGCAGGCTGGCCTTCCTCCGCCGGTGGCCACCTTCGACACGCGAGAGGAGGCGAAGGCCTGGTTCTACAATCTGCCCGAGCGGCCCTCCCAAGCCGTCATCCAGCTCGGGGGCGAGCCCTACCTCGCGGCGTACCACCGCAACATCGACCACCTGGCCTTCCACCCCTTCTCCCTCGTCGAGCGGCTGAAGGAGTCCAAGCCGCGATCCTGA
- a CDS encoding acyltransferase: protein MPWLYFTLKPRHRAWAEAWQKEVQDRLRELETVEIAEGCFISPEAHLFAEPGRPIRIVGPGVSIAANTFVHGPVVLEAGVSLNARVSLDGGAAGIHIGEGSRIATGATLYAFDHGLAPDRSVRSQPVTSRGIVLGKDVWVGANAGVTDGVRLGDHCVVGMGAVVTRDVPPWAIVAGVPARVIGDRRDRRRSGAPDPSWPPSDDSGD from the coding sequence ATGCCGTGGCTCTACTTCACGCTCAAGCCTCGTCACCGCGCCTGGGCCGAGGCCTGGCAGAAGGAGGTGCAGGACCGACTGCGCGAACTGGAGACGGTGGAGATCGCCGAGGGCTGTTTCATCTCCCCGGAAGCCCATTTGTTCGCCGAGCCGGGCCGCCCCATCCGCATCGTGGGCCCCGGGGTGAGCATCGCCGCCAATACCTTCGTGCACGGGCCGGTGGTGCTCGAGGCCGGGGTGAGCCTCAACGCGCGCGTCAGCCTGGATGGAGGGGCCGCCGGCATCCACATCGGCGAGGGCAGCCGCATCGCCACCGGTGCCACCCTCTATGCCTTCGATCACGGCCTGGCCCCGGATCGCTCCGTGCGCTCCCAGCCCGTCACCTCACGCGGCATCGTGCTCGGCAAGGACGTGTGGGTGGGGGCCAACGCGGGCGTCACCGACGGGGTTCGCCTCGGCGATCATTGCGTGGTGGGCATGGGCGCCGTCGTCACCCGGGACGTGCCTCCCTGGGCCATCGTCGCCGGCGTCCCCGCACGGGTGATCGGCGACCGCCGGGACCGCCGCCGCTCCGGCGCCCCCGACCCCTCCTGGCCACCATCTGACGATTCCGGGGACTGA
- a CDS encoding phospholipase D-like domain-containing protein: MRPIQAELLDGGALYREVVLGKLAHARESVWISTANVKAMYVEQGGRFVPVLEVLDGLAARGVALRLLHAELPSRPFRAEFDKRSRLVKGGLELKVCPRVHFKTVLVDGAWAYLGSANLTGAGLGAKGEDARNFEMGFVTEDFDVIDRVTALYESVWSGAECRGCRLRPVCPDPIFSGGEGPAKKKGSPAGIRLGKTRRLVRPGRKRA; the protein is encoded by the coding sequence ATGCGGCCCATCCAGGCGGAGTTGCTCGACGGCGGCGCGCTGTACCGGGAAGTGGTGCTCGGCAAGCTGGCGCACGCGCGCGAGTCGGTGTGGATCTCCACGGCGAACGTGAAGGCCATGTACGTGGAGCAGGGAGGGCGCTTCGTTCCGGTGCTGGAGGTGCTGGACGGCCTGGCGGCGCGAGGGGTGGCGCTGCGGCTGTTGCACGCGGAGCTGCCCAGCCGGCCCTTCCGGGCGGAGTTCGACAAGCGCTCGCGGCTGGTGAAGGGGGGGCTGGAGCTGAAGGTGTGTCCGCGGGTGCACTTCAAGACGGTGCTGGTGGACGGGGCGTGGGCCTACCTGGGGAGCGCCAACCTCACCGGGGCGGGGCTGGGGGCCAAGGGCGAGGACGCGCGCAACTTCGAGATGGGCTTCGTCACCGAGGACTTCGACGTCATCGACCGGGTGACGGCGCTCTACGAGTCCGTGTGGAGCGGGGCCGAGTGCCGCGGGTGCCGGCTGCGCCCGGTGTGTCCGGACCCCATCTTCTCCGGGGGCGAGGGCCCGGCGAAGAAGAAGGGCTCCCCCGCGGGCATTCGTCTGGGCAAGACGCGGCGCCTGGTGCGCCCCGGGAGGAAGCGCGCCTAG
- a CDS encoding gluconokinase, with amino-acid sequence MVVIVMGVSGAGKTTVGTRLAAALGWRFLDADDFHPPGNVAKMAAGIPLTDEDRGPWLERLRELVRSALEETGEDLVLACSALKGTYRERLTVDAARQRWVYLYASPELLAERLTRRSGHYMSPTLLGSQLATLEVPRDALAVDVSTAEPDTVVARILRELGLQAPT; translated from the coding sequence TTGGTGGTCATCGTGATGGGAGTGTCCGGAGCGGGGAAGACGACGGTGGGGACGCGGCTCGCCGCGGCGCTCGGGTGGCGTTTCCTGGACGCGGATGACTTCCACCCCCCCGGGAACGTCGCGAAGATGGCCGCGGGCATCCCCCTGACGGACGAGGACCGGGGGCCCTGGCTGGAGCGGCTGCGGGAGTTGGTGCGGAGCGCCCTGGAGGAGACCGGGGAGGACCTGGTGCTGGCGTGCTCGGCGCTCAAGGGCACCTACCGGGAGCGGTTGACGGTGGACGCGGCGCGGCAGCGGTGGGTGTACCTGTATGCGTCGCCGGAGCTCCTCGCCGAGCGGCTGACGCGGCGCTCGGGCCACTACATGTCGCCCACGCTGCTCGGCAGCCAGCTCGCGACGCTGGAGGTGCCGCGGGACGCCCTGGCGGTGGACGTCTCCACGGCGGAGCCGGACACGGTGGTGGCCAGGATCCTCCGGGAGCTGGGCCTTCAGGCACCGACCTGA
- a CDS encoding alpha/beta fold hydrolase, with translation MKVHAERKLAAGEEVDTWRGVPEWAESMKGTRMSSDNLWKWQRLCTKAGGYFLDPSNSPGVGAEPLLFSPFSFGAMRTNNGIVLEKLLSDDAFYDALRMSPKLSRITIPSLVLWGRHDGAVPVAMAHDAYDNLGTPPEHKFLVIFEKSAHLPPFEEPEAFLEAVTRFIEKYR, from the coding sequence GTGAAGGTCCACGCCGAGCGGAAGCTGGCCGCGGGCGAGGAGGTGGACACGTGGCGCGGTGTTCCCGAGTGGGCCGAGTCGATGAAGGGGACGCGGATGAGCAGCGACAACCTCTGGAAATGGCAGCGCCTGTGCACCAAGGCGGGGGGCTACTTCCTTGATCCGTCGAATTCGCCCGGCGTTGGCGCGGAGCCGCTGCTCTTCTCGCCCTTCTCGTTCGGGGCCATGCGCACGAACAACGGTATCGTCCTCGAGAAGCTCCTCTCCGACGACGCCTTCTACGACGCGCTGCGGATGTCCCCGAAGCTCTCGCGCATCACCATCCCCTCGCTCGTGCTGTGGGGGCGGCACGACGGCGCGGTGCCGGTCGCCATGGCGCACGACGCCTATGACAACCTGGGTACACCTCCCGAGCACAAGTTCCTCGTCATCTTCGAGAAGTCCGCGCACCTGCCACCCTTCGAGGAGCCCGAGGCCTTCCTCGAGGCGGTGACCCGGTTCATCGAGAAGTACCGCTGA
- a CDS encoding serine/threonine-protein kinase — MASTTPALVDLRGRTLGHYRLVQMLGSGGMGTVYLAEQIIIGARVAVKVLHPDMAQDTRLRSRFYAEARTVNLIGHPNIVRIFDINESKDGIHYFVMEYLEGTPLSRLPRPVEPGLLAWLLVQACDALEAVHRSGVVHRDLKPDNLLMMERPGELPTLKVLDFGVAKALHDTANPEQTMAGQVFGTPAYMAPEQWAGQHVDGRADVYSLGVTGYLLLTGQLPYPRGQLAELVLSPEPPPPLRPPHELAPAVPEALSNALLRALARNPAERFASALDFKKALLAAIRPAPRTYSVPLPPRASSTTPIPALPARPEPNDPTPPPTWAARVRHDTGSVVVHCSEISRGGVFMCCAEPFPELFTRLEFTLQIGGEEVECVGEVVRHVDSSQARTWRMSPGVGLQFINPSARLRELLMRLRPPRRPSAAPQSAPLQEALAIL; from the coding sequence GTGGCCTCGACGACACCGGCCCTGGTGGACCTGCGCGGCCGCACGCTCGGCCACTACAGGCTCGTCCAGATGCTGGGCAGCGGTGGCATGGGCACGGTGTACCTCGCCGAGCAGATCATCATCGGAGCCCGGGTGGCGGTGAAGGTGCTGCACCCGGACATGGCCCAGGACACCCGGTTGCGCTCGCGCTTCTACGCCGAGGCGCGCACGGTGAACCTCATCGGCCACCCCAACATCGTGCGCATCTTCGACATCAACGAGTCGAAGGACGGCATCCACTACTTCGTCATGGAGTACCTGGAGGGCACGCCCCTGTCGCGGCTGCCGCGCCCCGTGGAGCCGGGGTTGCTGGCCTGGCTGCTCGTCCAGGCGTGTGACGCGCTGGAGGCCGTGCACCGCAGTGGCGTGGTGCACCGCGACCTCAAGCCGGACAACCTCCTCATGATGGAGCGGCCGGGAGAGCTCCCCACGCTCAAGGTGCTCGACTTCGGCGTGGCCAAGGCGCTGCACGACACCGCCAACCCGGAACAGACGATGGCCGGGCAGGTGTTCGGCACCCCGGCGTACATGGCTCCGGAGCAGTGGGCGGGCCAGCACGTGGATGGGCGCGCGGACGTCTACTCCCTGGGCGTCACGGGCTACCTGCTCCTCACCGGCCAGCTCCCCTACCCGCGCGGGCAGCTCGCCGAGCTGGTGCTCTCGCCGGAGCCGCCGCCTCCGCTGCGCCCTCCCCATGAGCTGGCACCCGCCGTGCCCGAGGCGCTCTCGAACGCCCTCCTGCGCGCGCTCGCCCGCAACCCGGCGGAGCGCTTCGCCAGCGCGCTCGACTTCAAGAAGGCCCTGCTCGCCGCCATCCGGCCGGCTCCGCGCACCTACAGCGTGCCCCTGCCGCCTCGCGCGTCCAGCACCACTCCCATCCCCGCGCTCCCGGCCCGGCCCGAGCCCAATGATCCCACGCCGCCTCCCACCTGGGCGGCCCGCGTGCGCCACGACACGGGCTCCGTGGTGGTGCATTGCAGTGAGATCAGCCGCGGCGGTGTCTTCATGTGCTGCGCCGAGCCCTTCCCCGAGCTCTTCACCCGGCTCGAGTTCACCCTGCAGATCGGCGGTGAGGAGGTGGAGTGCGTGGGGGAGGTGGTCCGGCACGTGGACTCCTCCCAGGCGCGCACCTGGCGCATGTCTCCGGGCGTGGGCCTCCAGTTCATCAACCCCTCCGCCCGGTTGCGCGAGCTCCTGATGCGCCTGCGCCCTCCGCGCCGTCCGTCCGCGGCCCCCCAGTCCGCGCCCCTCCAGGAGGCGCTCGCGATCCTCTGA
- a CDS encoding aldehyde dehydrogenase family protein, whose protein sequence is MRVVDTNEQARTNPLQETFERLRARRWDMAHTSAKERIARLRKLRDTIVQRREALYQALHADFRKPAAEVENSEVLMVLMEIDHAIKHLAKWMKPRKVGTPVLLAGTRSEVRYEPKGVVLIISPWNYPFQLTISPLVAAVAAGNCVVLKPSEKTPHTSAFMQQLVRDVFDPSEVTVVPGGAQESQALLELPFDHFFFTGGPKVGRQVMEAAAKHLAGVTLELGGKSPAVVDASADIKTTAERLTFGKFLNGGQTCVAPDYVLVPASKEEELLTRMRETVERFYGKTEEARKANPDFCRMVDDAQFTRVNRLLERSVAKGARVVVGGTVDAGSRYIAPTVLADVKPEMPIMEEEIFGPVLPVLRYERMEDAVRHIRAGTRPLAMYIFSQDAQTVERLLSETSAGGTCVNTAVVHLSNAELPFGGVGESGMGNYHGEYGFRTFSHERAVLRQGPLSLLSTLFPPYTEKSRKMGRMASRLFE, encoded by the coding sequence ATGCGCGTGGTGGATACGAACGAACAGGCTCGGACGAACCCCCTCCAGGAGACCTTCGAGCGCCTTCGGGCGCGGCGCTGGGACATGGCGCACACGAGCGCGAAGGAGCGCATCGCCCGGCTGCGCAAGCTGCGCGACACCATCGTCCAGCGGCGCGAGGCGCTCTACCAGGCCCTGCACGCGGACTTCCGCAAGCCGGCGGCCGAGGTGGAGAACAGCGAGGTGCTGATGGTGTTGATGGAGATCGACCACGCCATCAAGCACCTGGCGAAGTGGATGAAGCCGCGCAAGGTGGGCACGCCCGTGCTGCTCGCCGGCACGCGCAGCGAGGTGCGCTACGAGCCCAAGGGCGTGGTGCTCATCATCTCGCCGTGGAACTACCCCTTCCAGCTGACCATCTCCCCGCTGGTGGCGGCGGTGGCGGCGGGCAACTGCGTGGTGCTCAAGCCGAGCGAGAAGACGCCGCACACGTCCGCCTTCATGCAGCAGCTCGTGCGCGACGTGTTCGACCCGTCCGAGGTGACGGTGGTGCCAGGCGGCGCGCAGGAGAGCCAGGCGCTGCTGGAGCTGCCCTTCGACCACTTCTTCTTCACCGGCGGCCCGAAGGTGGGGCGCCAGGTGATGGAGGCGGCGGCGAAGCACCTGGCCGGGGTGACGCTGGAGCTGGGCGGCAAGTCGCCCGCCGTGGTGGACGCGTCGGCGGACATCAAGACCACCGCCGAGCGCCTGACCTTCGGCAAGTTCCTCAACGGTGGCCAGACGTGCGTGGCGCCGGACTACGTGCTCGTGCCCGCCTCGAAGGAGGAGGAGCTGCTCACGCGGATGCGAGAGACGGTCGAGCGCTTCTACGGCAAGACGGAGGAGGCCCGGAAGGCCAACCCGGACTTCTGCCGCATGGTGGATGACGCGCAGTTCACCCGGGTGAACCGGCTGCTGGAGCGCTCGGTGGCCAAGGGCGCGCGCGTGGTGGTGGGTGGCACGGTGGACGCGGGCAGCCGCTACATCGCGCCCACGGTGCTGGCGGACGTGAAGCCGGAGATGCCCATCATGGAGGAGGAAATCTTCGGCCCGGTGCTGCCGGTGCTGCGCTACGAGCGGATGGAGGACGCGGTGCGGCACATCCGCGCGGGGACCAGGCCGCTGGCCATGTACATCTTCAGCCAGGACGCCCAGACGGTGGAGCGGCTGCTGTCGGAGACGTCCGCGGGCGGCACGTGCGTGAACACGGCGGTGGTGCACCTGAGCAACGCGGAGCTGCCCTTCGGCGGTGTCGGCGAGAGCGGCATGGGCAACTACCATGGCGAGTACGGCTTCCGGACCTTCAGCCACGAACGCGCGGTGCTGCGCCAGGGCCCCCTGTCCCTGCTGAGCACCCTCTTCCCGCCGTACACGGAGAAGTCGCGGAAGATGGGGCGCATGGCCAGCCGCCTCTTCGAGTAG
- a CDS encoding phenylalanine--tRNA ligase beta subunit-related protein, with translation MLSVDPHPLLDVVAFEVTFLSPLSASPSPEWLVALLKPDASAPLSADDTVRGAVRDLLRHGGYKPTGRGKPASEYLVRAAGDGSLGSINAAVDVCNAVSLHSGLPISVVDLDRARPPLRIGIAPEGSSYVFNASGQSIDLGGLLCLFDAEGPCANAVKDAQRTKTQADTRRTLTVLWGTKALPGRTERAFSWYRELLERLGATVERRS, from the coding sequence GTGCTCAGCGTCGATCCCCATCCGTTGCTGGACGTGGTGGCCTTCGAGGTCACCTTTCTCTCGCCCCTGTCCGCCTCGCCCTCCCCCGAGTGGCTGGTGGCCCTGCTGAAGCCGGACGCGTCGGCGCCCCTGAGCGCCGATGACACGGTGCGCGGCGCGGTGAGGGATTTGTTGCGCCACGGCGGCTACAAGCCCACGGGCCGGGGCAAGCCGGCCTCGGAGTACCTGGTGCGGGCCGCGGGCGACGGCTCGCTCGGCTCCATCAACGCGGCGGTGGACGTGTGCAACGCGGTGTCGCTGCACAGCGGGCTGCCCATCAGCGTGGTGGACCTGGACCGGGCCCGGCCGCCCCTGCGCATCGGCATCGCACCCGAGGGCTCCTCGTATGTCTTCAACGCCTCCGGGCAGAGCATCGACCTCGGGGGCCTGCTGTGCCTCTTCGACGCGGAGGGCCCCTGCGCCAACGCGGTGAAGGACGCGCAGCGCACCAAGACGCAGGCCGACACGCGCCGCACCCTCACCGTGCTGTGGGGGACGAAGGCCCTGCCGGGACGCACGGAGCGCGCCTTCTCCTGGTACCGCGAGCTGCTCGAGAGGCTGGGCGCGACGGTGGAGCGGCGGTCCTGA
- a CDS encoding neutral/alkaline ceramidase, protein MRSSVIRLGALVLALVLAACGHRGSREEQSGSGLPVEQGGQGLGGSCAGQQSFLIGSGIHDITGPAAEVGMMGYVELEQQTTGIHQRLRSRAFVIASPCNGKRVAIVTADLGMVFQGVKQRVVERLRATYGSLYSDDNVLLSATHTHSGPGGYSHYALYNLSTFGFEPGNFDIIVEGIYQSIVRAHEHLGPGRITLAAGDLLDASRNRSPEAYRLNPPEERARYAHDTDKRMTLLRFTRESGVEVGLLNWFAVHTTSMGQAHRHISGDNKGYASYLFEKSMGTRYDARGDTFVAAFAQANEGDVTPNIFGGEDGGGRDDFESTEISGRKQYERAASLYASATTPLTGGVDYRHVYVKMDDVEVRPEFTDGTARHTCPAAIGISMLSGAEDGPGVGGGEGATCAAMHDVWSSFTCSTTTTSCQAEKPIVLRMGAMKPFPWSPEVLPMQLVTVGNVAMVAVPFELTTMAGRRLRETVRARLAPAGVTEVVIAGLSNAYSGYVATREEYALQDYEGASTHFGPWTLAALQQAFDSLAQALREGSSLPPGPRPRDLCQQQSQLRPGVLFDDKPLWKDFGDVLVDAHASYARGETVRVTFLGGHPKNEPHIQGSYLRVQRRAGPLWEDMAYDWDWETKYTWRRGYCLPTLACSHVTIEWAIPQDARPGTYRIIHEGDWKSGWDGRVRPYRGTSSGFTVR, encoded by the coding sequence GTGCGTTCGTCCGTCATCCGTCTGGGTGCGCTCGTGCTGGCGCTGGTGCTCGCCGCCTGTGGCCACCGCGGTTCCCGGGAGGAACAGTCGGGTTCCGGGCTTCCCGTGGAGCAAGGCGGGCAGGGGCTCGGTGGCTCCTGCGCCGGGCAGCAATCGTTCCTCATCGGCAGCGGCATCCACGACATCACCGGTCCCGCCGCCGAGGTGGGGATGATGGGCTACGTGGAGTTGGAGCAGCAGACGACGGGCATCCACCAGCGTCTGCGCTCGCGGGCCTTCGTCATCGCCTCACCGTGCAACGGCAAGCGCGTGGCGATCGTCACCGCGGACCTGGGCATGGTGTTCCAGGGCGTGAAGCAGCGGGTGGTGGAGCGGCTGCGGGCCACGTACGGGTCTCTCTACTCGGATGACAACGTGCTGCTGAGCGCCACCCATACCCACAGCGGGCCAGGGGGGTACTCGCACTACGCGCTCTACAACCTGAGCACGTTCGGCTTCGAGCCGGGGAACTTCGACATCATCGTCGAGGGCATCTACCAGTCCATCGTCCGGGCCCACGAGCACCTGGGGCCGGGCCGCATCACCCTGGCGGCGGGGGATTTGCTCGACGCGAGCCGCAACCGCTCGCCCGAGGCCTACCGGCTCAACCCGCCCGAGGAGCGCGCGCGCTACGCCCACGACACGGACAAGCGGATGACGCTGCTGCGCTTCACCAGGGAGTCGGGCGTGGAGGTGGGGCTCCTCAACTGGTTCGCGGTGCACACCACCTCCATGGGGCAGGCGCACCGCCACATCAGCGGCGACAACAAGGGGTACGCCTCCTATCTCTTCGAGAAGTCGATGGGCACGCGCTACGATGCCCGGGGGGACACCTTCGTGGCCGCCTTCGCGCAGGCCAACGAGGGCGACGTGACGCCCAACATCTTCGGGGGCGAGGACGGCGGTGGCCGGGACGACTTCGAGAGCACGGAGATTTCGGGCCGCAAGCAGTACGAGCGCGCCGCGTCGCTCTACGCGAGCGCCACCACGCCCCTCACCGGCGGGGTGGACTACCGGCACGTCTACGTGAAGATGGACGACGTGGAGGTGCGGCCCGAGTTCACGGACGGCACCGCGCGGCACACCTGCCCGGCGGCCATCGGCATCTCCATGCTGTCGGGCGCGGAGGACGGGCCGGGCGTGGGAGGAGGCGAGGGCGCGACGTGCGCCGCCATGCACGACGTGTGGAGTTCCTTCACCTGCTCCACCACCACCACGTCCTGCCAGGCGGAGAAGCCCATCGTGTTGCGGATGGGCGCGATGAAACCCTTCCCGTGGAGCCCCGAGGTGCTGCCGATGCAGCTCGTCACCGTGGGCAACGTGGCGATGGTGGCGGTGCCCTTCGAGCTGACCACCATGGCGGGGCGCCGCCTGCGCGAGACGGTGCGGGCCCGGCTGGCGCCCGCGGGGGTGACGGAGGTGGTCATCGCGGGCCTGTCCAATGCCTACTCCGGCTACGTCGCCACGCGCGAGGAGTACGCCCTGCAGGACTACGAAGGGGCCTCCACCCACTTCGGCCCCTGGACGTTGGCGGCCCTCCAGCAGGCGTTCGACTCCCTGGCCCAGGCCCTGCGCGAGGGCTCGTCGCTGCCTCCGGGCCCGCGGCCTCGCGATCTGTGCCAGCAGCAGAGTCAGTTGCGGCCCGGCGTCCTCTTCGATGACAAGCCGCTGTGGAAGGACTTCGGGGACGTCCTCGTGGACGCGCACGCGTCCTACGCTCGAGGCGAAACGGTGCGCGTCACCTTCCTGGGCGGGCACCCGAAGAACGAGCCGCACATCCAGGGCTCCTACCTGCGCGTGCAGCGCCGCGCGGGTCCGCTGTGGGAGGACATGGCGTACGACTGGGACTGGGAGACGAAGTACACGTGGCGGCGCGGCTACTGCCTGCCCACCCTGGCGTGCTCGCATGTCACCATCGAGTGGGCCATCCCCCAGGACGCGCGGCCGGGCACCTACCGCATCATCCACGAGGGAGACTGGAAGTCCGGCTGGGATGGTCGTGTGCGACCCTACCGGGGCACCTCGAGCGGCTTCACCGTGCGGTGA